The proteins below are encoded in one region of Fibrobacter sp. UWR2:
- the purT gene encoding formate-dependent phosphoribosylglycinamide formyltransferase, with protein MAEIGTPLSSSATKVLFCGAGELGKEVIIEMMRLGVEVIAVDRYANAPGMQVAHRSHVINMLDGAELRRVIELEKPDYIVPEVEAIATDTLVELEKEGFNVIPTAKATKLTMNREGIRRLAAEELGIKTSPYRFADNFEDFKKAVAEIGIPCVVKPVMSSSGHGQSVIKTEADVQKSWDISQHEGRTGHASRVIVEGFVPFDYEITLLTVRHVGGTSFLEPVGHHQVGGDYQESWQPQPMKPELLEQAKVIAKKVTDALGGRGIFGVELFVCKDEVLFSEVSPRPHDTGMVTLISQDLSEFALHARAILGLPIPNIAFHGPSASKAIVVDGNSDHMKFGGLEEVLAEPDTALRLFGKPELKGHRRLGVLLARRNTVEEAKAQVMAMREKVKVEL; from the coding sequence ATGGCAGAAATCGGTACCCCTCTAAGTTCTAGCGCCACGAAGGTGCTGTTTTGTGGAGCCGGCGAACTCGGCAAGGAAGTCATCATCGAGATGATGCGTCTCGGCGTCGAGGTTATCGCCGTGGACCGTTATGCCAACGCCCCGGGCATGCAGGTGGCTCACCGTAGCCACGTCATCAACATGCTCGATGGAGCCGAACTCCGCCGCGTAATCGAACTGGAGAAGCCCGACTACATCGTTCCCGAGGTCGAGGCGATTGCGACCGACACGCTCGTAGAACTCGAGAAGGAAGGTTTCAACGTCATCCCGACCGCGAAGGCCACCAAACTCACGATGAACCGCGAAGGCATCCGCCGCCTTGCCGCCGAGGAACTCGGCATCAAGACGAGTCCGTACCGCTTTGCCGATAATTTTGAAGATTTCAAAAAGGCCGTCGCCGAAATCGGCATCCCGTGCGTGGTCAAGCCGGTGATGAGCTCCTCGGGCCATGGCCAGAGTGTCATCAAGACCGAGGCCGACGTGCAGAAGTCCTGGGACATTTCCCAGCACGAGGGCCGTACGGGCCATGCAAGCCGCGTGATCGTGGAAGGTTTTGTGCCGTTCGATTACGAGATTACGCTCTTGACGGTGCGCCATGTGGGCGGCACCAGTTTCCTTGAACCGGTGGGCCACCACCAGGTGGGCGGTGACTACCAGGAATCCTGGCAGCCGCAGCCGATGAAGCCGGAACTCCTGGAACAGGCGAAGGTGATTGCGAAGAAGGTTACCGACGCTTTGGGCGGTCGCGGCATCTTCGGCGTGGAACTCTTTGTGTGCAAGGACGAGGTGCTGTTCAGCGAAGTTTCCCCGCGCCCGCACGATACCGGCATGGTGACGCTCATCAGTCAGGACCTTTCTGAATTTGCGCTTCATGCCCGCGCTATTCTTGGACTGCCCATCCCGAACATCGCATTCCACGGCCCGAGCGCCTCGAAGGCCATCGTCGTGGACGGCAACTCCGACCACATGAAGTTCGGCGGCCTCGAAGAGGTGCTCGCCGAACCGGACACGGCGCTCCGCCTGTTCGGCAAGCCCGAACTCAAGGGCCACCGCCGCCTGGGTGTGCTCCTTGCCCGTCGCAATACTGTGGAAGAAGCCAAGGCGCAGGTCATGGCCATGCGCGAGAAGGTGAAGGTGGAACTATAG
- the ftsZ gene encoding cell division protein FtsZ, producing the protein MSEFINGATHIEMDESTLNNAKVKVFGVGGAGGNTVNRMVGMNIEGVEYYAVNTDAKALELSLADHKIAIGMKTTKTLGAGAKPDVGKKAAEENIEELKESMKGADMIFITAGMGGGTGTGAAPVVGAIAREMGILTVAVVTKPFKYEGPVRSRNAGKGIKELRDNVDTMIVVDNEKLLNVVQSTDKTLTLDGAFRLTDEILGNAVRSICDIMFRHGLIHVDFADIRTVMSNGGSALMGTGIAEGDNRGIRAVDLALSSPLLEDVNVEGATGVLVNVSHGENFSMIEYSEAMDHIYEAVGDMGDPNIIIGDILLPELGDKVCITVIATGCGNTGAQQAASVQVAPAQPYVAPTSTPRASDLVNTIGGPTAGYQQPAPQAAPAAPQPVAATPRPTALNFVALAQTVPMPTVSAEAPAAQQSVFTQHGAAPASFAAPSFSATAPAEETILGTPNASLPETQEFSAAADVDIMNTVSEKNGLGMREEPSLETPTFIRNTMAEKSVPASVGVTREACALRSSGVDYDVPAFLRGSDVF; encoded by the coding sequence ATGAGTGAATTCATAAACGGGGCGACCCATATCGAAATGGACGAATCCACCCTCAACAACGCCAAGGTGAAGGTGTTCGGCGTCGGCGGTGCCGGCGGCAACACTGTGAACCGTATGGTCGGTATGAACATCGAAGGTGTAGAATACTACGCCGTGAATACCGATGCGAAGGCGCTTGAGCTGAGCCTTGCCGATCACAAGATCGCCATTGGCATGAAGACGACCAAGACGCTCGGTGCGGGTGCAAAACCCGACGTGGGCAAGAAGGCCGCCGAAGAAAACATCGAAGAGCTTAAGGAATCCATGAAGGGTGCCGATATGATCTTCATTACTGCCGGCATGGGTGGCGGAACCGGTACTGGTGCCGCTCCGGTTGTTGGTGCGATTGCCCGCGAAATGGGAATCCTCACCGTGGCCGTGGTGACCAAGCCGTTCAAGTACGAAGGTCCTGTGCGTTCCAGGAATGCCGGAAAGGGCATCAAGGAACTGCGCGATAACGTTGACACCATGATTGTGGTGGATAACGAAAAGCTCCTGAACGTGGTTCAGTCTACCGACAAGACCCTTACCCTTGACGGTGCTTTCAGACTGACTGACGAAATCCTCGGCAATGCCGTGCGCAGCATCTGCGACATCATGTTCCGTCATGGTCTCATCCACGTTGACTTCGCCGATATCCGTACGGTCATGTCGAATGGCGGCTCCGCTCTCATGGGTACGGGCATTGCGGAAGGTGACAACCGCGGCATCAGGGCCGTTGACCTGGCTCTTTCTTCGCCGCTCCTGGAAGACGTGAACGTGGAAGGCGCTACCGGCGTGCTAGTGAACGTTTCTCATGGTGAAAACTTCTCCATGATTGAATACAGCGAAGCCATGGACCACATCTACGAAGCCGTGGGTGACATGGGTGACCCGAACATCATCATCGGTGACATCCTCCTTCCGGAACTTGGTGACAAGGTCTGCATCACCGTCATTGCGACGGGTTGCGGCAATACTGGTGCCCAGCAGGCTGCTTCTGTTCAGGTTGCTCCGGCACAGCCCTATGTCGCTCCGACATCCACTCCGCGTGCAAGTGACCTGGTGAACACCATCGGTGGCCCCACTGCTGGTTACCAGCAGCCGGCTCCGCAGGCCGCTCCGGCAGCCCCGCAGCCTGTTGCAGCGACTCCGCGCCCGACCGCGCTCAACTTTGTCGCTCTCGCACAGACTGTTCCCATGCCGACCGTGAGCGCCGAAGCTCCTGCCGCACAGCAGTCCGTGTTCACGCAGCATGGCGCAGCTCCTGCTAGCTTTGCAGCACCCAGTTTCTCTGCGACCGCTCCGGCCGAAGAGACCATCCTCGGAACTCCCAACGCCTCGCTCCCCGAGACGCAGGAATTCTCCGCTGCAGCTGATGTGGATATCATGAACACTGTTTCTGAAAAGAATGGTCTTGGAATGCGTGAGGAACCGTCGCTTGAAACTCCGACGTTCATTCGTAACACCATGGCCGAAAAGAGCGTCCCTGCCTCGGTTGGTGTCACCAGGGAAGCTTGCGCTCTCAGGAGCAGCGGCGTTGACTACGACGTGCCGGCTTTCCTTCGTGGAAGCGACGTCTTTTAG
- the ftsA gene encoding cell division protein FtsA, with the protein MDESKNEIRKEDLIFGLDIGASKINLFVGVANEANVRVLECGDFALTNADEFDHVVETLKRAAQSLETTTGVDVHDVYVGIAGMHVSSVNYKGLITLPTGEVRSQDIETVKDQASTIPESAGQIIHVFPGEYTLDDQAGIRNPKGLNGRRLGVEVQVVTSRPSAIQNLDKCVRSAGLHTVEFVWEPFAAAHAVLTPDEKELGVALVDIGAGTADVAVFVGESLRYTASLDIAGNSITSDISKCLKVPISLSKAEEIKKKYGTCKISNLIEDETFPVPGVGDRGDVLCSRKLLARVITARVEEIFKLLKKDMDKHGITNVINGGIVITGGCCALDGIDEIAENVFEKPVRIGYPKGTTGIQEAFRKPSYATGIGLLHYAARQRMENRKHETGAQITVSVKKGIQWFKDLVRTYF; encoded by the coding sequence ATGGATGAATCGAAAAATGAGATAAGGAAAGAAGACCTGATATTCGGTCTGGATATCGGTGCCTCGAAAATAAACCTGTTCGTCGGCGTTGCGAACGAAGCTAACGTGCGCGTGCTGGAGTGCGGGGATTTTGCGCTGACCAATGCAGATGAGTTCGACCATGTGGTCGAAACGCTCAAGCGTGCAGCGCAGAGCCTTGAAACGACGACAGGTGTCGATGTTCACGATGTGTATGTGGGCATTGCGGGCATGCATGTTTCATCGGTCAATTACAAGGGCCTGATTACGCTCCCGACGGGTGAAGTTCGCAGCCAGGATATCGAGACTGTCAAGGATCAGGCAAGCACCATTCCGGAATCCGCTGGGCAGATTATTCACGTGTTCCCGGGCGAATACACGCTTGACGACCAGGCGGGTATTAGGAACCCGAAGGGCCTCAATGGTCGCCGCCTTGGCGTTGAAGTCCAGGTAGTCACCTCGCGCCCGAGCGCTATACAGAACTTGGACAAGTGCGTTCGTAGCGCCGGCCTCCATACCGTAGAATTTGTCTGGGAACCGTTTGCTGCAGCACATGCCGTGCTCACTCCGGACGAGAAGGAACTGGGCGTGGCTCTGGTTGATATTGGCGCGGGTACTGCCGATGTGGCTGTTTTCGTGGGCGAATCGCTTCGCTACACCGCTTCGCTCGATATCGCGGGCAATAGCATCACTAGCGATATCAGCAAGTGCCTCAAGGTTCCTATCTCGCTCTCGAAGGCAGAAGAGATCAAGAAGAAGTATGGCACCTGCAAGATTAGCAACCTTATCGAAGACGAAACCTTCCCGGTGCCCGGTGTCGGTGACCGCGGCGATGTGCTCTGCTCGCGTAAACTGCTGGCTCGCGTGATTACGGCCCGCGTCGAAGAAATATTCAAACTTTTGAAAAAAGACATGGACAAGCACGGTATTACGAACGTCATCAATGGCGGTATCGTCATTACCGGCGGCTGCTGCGCTCTTGACGGTATCGACGAAATCGCCGAGAATGTGTTCGAGAAGCCGGTGCGCATTGGTTACCCGAAGGGAACGACCGGTATCCAGGAGGCCTTCCGCAAGCCGTCGTATGCAACAGGTATCGGCCTTCTGCACTATGCCGCTCGCCAGCGCATGGAAAACAGGAAGCATGAGACAGGAGCTCAGATTACGGTTTCTGTCAAGAAGGGCATCCAATGGTTCAAGGACCTTGTCCGCACGTATTTTTAA
- a CDS encoding cell division protein FtsQ/DivIB, protein MTESRTTFWGRRIGYNEGKRKQARAQKMKRGVKSVLRWFKRRGWILSVLLIAAGVALWTNRFYVQRFNPMDLRHLRYIDIEGNRMLSWEDIIQNAQVEPGMLMSEVYPDSIEKMLIQVPLIRSVHVKKHFPSSMSITLEESKAIASFFDGGKATVYSERGIPLPLSKSTALRLPIVEAESVNEIKPICKFLAEMQKVDPSQYALVSQVGWSEKDRAFEVFFRDVEFHVLYPSAGWDAELFSMYDMVKAGFPQDLRCAGEVDLRYAGFAYVRNFDKRCANG, encoded by the coding sequence TTGACCGAATCCAGGACGACATTCTGGGGTCGCCGTATCGGCTACAACGAAGGCAAGCGGAAGCAGGCCCGTGCGCAGAAGATGAAGCGCGGTGTCAAGAGCGTTCTCCGCTGGTTTAAGCGTCGTGGCTGGATCCTGAGCGTCCTTCTGATTGCCGCCGGGGTCGCCCTCTGGACGAACCGTTTCTACGTGCAGCGTTTCAACCCGATGGACCTGCGTCACCTCCGCTACATTGATATCGAAGGGAACCGCATGCTTTCTTGGGAAGATATCATCCAGAACGCGCAGGTGGAACCGGGCATGCTTATGTCCGAGGTCTATCCGGATTCTATCGAGAAAATGCTGATACAGGTTCCTCTGATCCGTTCGGTTCATGTCAAAAAGCATTTCCCGTCTTCTATGTCGATTACTCTCGAGGAATCGAAGGCCATTGCATCGTTCTTCGATGGCGGCAAGGCGACCGTGTATTCCGAAAGGGGAATCCCGCTCCCGCTTTCCAAGTCGACGGCGCTTCGCCTGCCTATTGTGGAAGCGGAATCGGTGAACGAAATCAAGCCCATTTGCAAGTTCCTTGCCGAGATGCAGAAGGTGGACCCGAGTCAGTATGCGCTTGTTTCCCAGGTGGGTTGGTCCGAAAAAGACAGGGCTTTCGAAGTGTTTTTCAGGGACGTGGAATTCCATGTGCTCTACCCGTCGGCGGGGTGGGACGCCGAATTGTTCTCCATGTACGATATGGTTAAGGCGGGTTTCCCGCAGGATTTGCGTTGTGCCGGTGAAGTTGACCTACGTTACGCCGGTTTTGCCTATGTAAGGAATTTCGATAAGAGGTGCGCCAATGGATGA
- the murC gene encoding UDP-N-acetylmuramate--L-alanine ligase, whose protein sequence is MQINDCKRVRRLHFVGIGGAGMSGIAEVLHANGFVVSGSDTGESPVIEYLKGLGIKVAPKHEAKNVEDADLVVYSSAVPHDNPELVEARNRRIPVIRRAEMLGELMRMKYTLSICGTHGKTTTTSIVGEIWEEAGLDPTIIVGGVVKGKGSGAKVGKGDYLIAESDEFDRSFLSMMPSSAIVTNIDADHLDTYENIEDIKDAFVQFVNKIPFYGQVILCLDDPNVQAILSRVRKPVITYGFSRQAKYRVDNLRFEKGYPVFEILNDGESLGEFRLQIPGRHNVLNATAAVALAVEEGISADIARKACAAFQGVTRRFEFMGEKNGVMVFNDYAHHPTESTATLLGFREAFPDKRIIVAFQPHLYSRTRDQHEAFGMAFANCDVLLVTDIYAARERPIEGVTGALVANSATDRGHRNARFVGDQMNLLPIFKEELRENDVVVLMGAGNIYKLGTKILEECI, encoded by the coding sequence ATGCAGATTAATGATTGTAAACGCGTACGTCGCTTGCACTTTGTCGGAATCGGTGGTGCCGGAATGTCGGGCATCGCAGAGGTCCTGCATGCAAATGGATTCGTGGTGAGCGGTTCCGATACGGGAGAGAGCCCAGTTATCGAGTACCTTAAGGGCCTTGGCATAAAGGTGGCTCCGAAGCACGAGGCGAAGAATGTGGAAGACGCCGATCTGGTTGTCTATTCTTCCGCAGTGCCGCACGATAACCCTGAACTGGTCGAAGCGCGCAACCGCCGCATTCCGGTAATCCGCCGCGCCGAGATGCTCGGTGAACTTATGCGCATGAAGTACACGCTTTCGATTTGCGGTACGCATGGTAAGACTACGACAACCTCCATCGTTGGCGAAATCTGGGAAGAGGCTGGCCTTGACCCGACTATTATCGTGGGCGGTGTGGTGAAGGGCAAGGGCTCTGGCGCCAAGGTGGGTAAGGGTGATTACCTGATTGCCGAAAGCGATGAGTTTGACCGCAGTTTCCTTTCGATGATGCCGTCTTCTGCTATCGTCACCAACATCGATGCGGACCATCTGGATACCTATGAAAACATCGAGGATATCAAGGATGCCTTCGTTCAGTTCGTGAATAAGATTCCGTTCTATGGACAGGTAATCCTCTGCCTGGATGACCCGAATGTGCAGGCAATCCTTTCGCGTGTGCGCAAGCCCGTGATTACCTATGGTTTCAGCCGTCAGGCCAAATACCGCGTAGACAACCTGCGCTTTGAAAAGGGTTACCCTGTATTTGAAATTTTGAACGATGGCGAAAGCCTTGGGGAATTCCGCCTCCAGATTCCGGGCCGCCATAATGTCCTGAACGCGACTGCCGCTGTGGCGCTTGCCGTCGAAGAAGGCATTTCGGCCGATATCGCCCGCAAGGCCTGCGCAGCCTTCCAGGGTGTTACCCGCCGTTTCGAATTTATGGGCGAGAAGAACGGTGTGATGGTATTCAACGACTATGCACATCACCCGACGGAATCGACCGCAACCCTTCTTGGGTTCCGCGAAGCCTTCCCGGACAAGCGTATCATTGTCGCCTTCCAGCCGCACCTTTATTCCCGCACGCGAGACCAGCACGAAGCCTTCGGTATGGCTTTTGCGAACTGCGACGTGCTTTTGGTAACGGATATCTATGCGGCGCGCGAACGCCCGATTGAAGGCGTGACTGGTGCTCTTGTGGCGAACAGTGCTACCGACCGCGGTCACAGAAACGCGCGTTTTGTGGGCGACCAGATGAACCTGCTCCCGATTTTCAAGGAAGAACTCCGCGAAAACGACGTGGTGGTCCTGATGGGCGCCGGAAACATCTACAAGCTTGGAACCAAGATTCTGGAGGAATGCATTTGA
- the murG gene encoding undecaprenyldiphospho-muramoylpentapeptide beta-N-acetylglucosaminyltransferase, which yields MKKFLFVCGGTGGHIFPAVAIAESLKKKGYTEITFVGRKNSMEERLVAANWPYEYITAEPLHRGPFLKNLALPFKLSKSLVRAKSVVKQVNPDVVVATGGYVSLPIVIAAGRLGIPVYLQEQNAVAGVANKVGSRYAKTIFVTSEAAAKFFPAGKCMVFGNPVRKLPDGNSLARPSEFPEGKKAVFIVGGSQGAVGINNKIEESIKQIAARTDVNVVWQVGVKNVDAIRERVGNIPNVTICGFLDGIYAYMNYADLIISRAGASALAEILAFGKPSILLPFPHATANHQEHNARVVEKAGAALVELDSDPNDLWNKVEQLLADESRLSAMASAAKGLGMPDAADQIAQAILEKEMPNAD from the coding sequence ATGAAAAAGTTCCTGTTTGTATGCGGTGGCACTGGCGGCCACATCTTCCCGGCAGTGGCGATTGCCGAGAGCCTAAAGAAGAAGGGCTATACCGAAATTACTTTCGTGGGTCGCAAGAACTCCATGGAAGAACGCCTTGTGGCGGCCAACTGGCCCTACGAATACATTACGGCGGAGCCGCTGCATCGCGGACCGTTCCTCAAGAATCTTGCCCTGCCGTTTAAACTCTCGAAGTCGCTGGTACGAGCAAAGAGTGTTGTGAAACAGGTAAACCCCGATGTGGTTGTCGCTACCGGCGGCTATGTGTCGCTGCCTATCGTAATTGCGGCAGGTCGCCTTGGAATCCCTGTTTACTTGCAAGAACAGAACGCCGTTGCCGGTGTCGCAAACAAGGTGGGTTCCCGCTATGCAAAGACCATCTTTGTAACTTCCGAGGCTGCGGCAAAATTCTTCCCTGCCGGGAAGTGCATGGTGTTTGGCAACCCGGTGCGCAAGTTGCCCGATGGCAATTCGCTTGCCCGTCCGTCCGAATTTCCAGAGGGCAAGAAGGCCGTGTTTATTGTGGGTGGCTCGCAGGGTGCCGTGGGTATCAACAATAAGATTGAAGAGAGCATCAAGCAGATTGCCGCTCGCACCGATGTGAATGTCGTGTGGCAGGTGGGTGTGAAGAATGTCGATGCAATCCGTGAACGTGTGGGGAATATTCCGAATGTCACCATCTGCGGGTTCCTTGACGGTATTTACGCCTATATGAATTATGCTGACCTGATTATCAGCCGCGCAGGTGCATCGGCTCTTGCCGAAATTCTCGCTTTCGGGAAACCGTCCATCTTGCTCCCGTTCCCGCATGCTACCGCGAACCACCAGGAACACAATGCCCGTGTGGTCGAGAAGGCTGGTGCGGCCCTGGTTGAACTGGATAGCGATCCGAACGATTTGTGGAACAAGGTGGAACAGCTTTTGGCTGATGAATCCCGCCTGAGTGCGATGGCTTCTGCCGCGAAGGGGCTTGGTATGCCCGATGCCGCAGACCAGATTGCGCAGGCTATTTTGGAAAAGGAAATGCCTAATGCAGATTAA
- a CDS encoding putative peptidoglycan glycosyltransferase FtsW gives MSNTQTTGVNKLLLLSTMLLIVFGIVVVYTATTPQAFKMGLPSEYYLKKHCLKVVACLAAMFFGARVDYSIWKKASRLIFIVGCALTFAAIVKGWVTAGTAAQAAVKGANRWIFGIQPSEIMKLGFILMIATKLSDAGAEIKSITCSLKQPAVPLLIVTVLLVLQPNYSMLVMFCGIMLAMLFVAGARLKYVAEGFGVYGGIGAIGVLIKSLKAMFSESHFHVADRIGAFFNPAEHQNGVEQGERSLEALGNGGIFGAGIGNGSVKFGYLPEAHKDVVYSVIGEEFGFVGTAAVLGVFAIIFYQGFEIAKNSQTRFGKCLAVALTISLFLNFIVHVCVSTGLIPTTGQPLPFLSFGGTNLIISGLFIGILLNISKTGTGKKIDEAYAGDERMNVYTFGGFDIARTET, from the coding sequence ATGAGCAATACACAGACGACAGGCGTGAACAAGTTGCTGTTGCTATCAACAATGCTGTTGATAGTGTTCGGCATTGTCGTCGTGTACACCGCGACGACCCCGCAGGCCTTCAAGATGGGGCTTCCTTCGGAATATTACCTGAAGAAGCACTGCCTGAAGGTTGTCGCTTGCCTTGCCGCCATGTTCTTTGGTGCCCGTGTGGATTATTCCATCTGGAAAAAAGCCTCTCGTTTGATCTTTATTGTGGGTTGTGCCCTTACGTTCGCCGCCATTGTCAAGGGCTGGGTGACAGCAGGTACGGCGGCGCAAGCGGCAGTAAAGGGGGCTAACCGCTGGATATTCGGCATTCAGCCTTCTGAAATCATGAAGCTCGGCTTTATCCTGATGATTGCGACAAAGCTTTCCGATGCGGGTGCGGAAATCAAGTCCATTACCTGCAGCTTGAAACAGCCCGCTGTGCCTCTGCTTATTGTGACCGTTTTGCTGGTGCTTCAGCCGAACTATTCCATGCTGGTGATGTTCTGCGGGATTATGCTTGCGATGCTTTTTGTTGCCGGCGCCAGGCTGAAGTATGTGGCGGAAGGTTTTGGCGTGTATGGTGGTATTGGTGCCATAGGCGTTCTTATAAAGTCCTTGAAGGCGATGTTTAGCGAAAGCCATTTCCATGTGGCCGATCGTATCGGTGCGTTCTTTAACCCGGCGGAACACCAGAACGGCGTCGAGCAGGGAGAACGTTCCCTCGAGGCTCTTGGAAACGGCGGTATTTTCGGTGCCGGTATTGGTAATGGCTCGGTGAAGTTCGGTTACTTGCCCGAGGCGCACAAGGATGTGGTCTACAGTGTTATTGGCGAAGAATTTGGCTTTGTCGGGACGGCTGCGGTATTGGGCGTGTTTGCGATTATTTTCTATCAGGGTTTCGAGATTGCGAAGAATAGCCAGACGCGTTTTGGCAAGTGCCTGGCTGTCGCCCTGACCATTTCGCTGTTCTTGAACTTTATTGTTCACGTCTGCGTGAGTACGGGCCTTATCCCGACTACGGGGCAACCGCTTCCGTTCTTGAGCTTCGGCGGTACGAACTTGATTATTTCTGGGCTGTTTATCGGCATATTGCTGAACATCTCGAAGACCGGTACCGGCAAGAAGATTGACGAGGCTTATGCGGGTGACGAGCGCATGAACGTCTATACATTCGGTGGTTTTGACATAGCGAGGACTGAAACATGA
- the murF gene encoding UDP-N-acetylmuramoyl-tripeptide--D-alanyl-D-alanine ligase codes for MLKLDLTVKEMLDILETAPVGVPARILKRKVNLCLDSREKAKGVVFWPIKGARFDAHKFVPQMEKEGALMSVVNQESVDQNTFKMYAPVDDTTKALLKLAKGYQRLFKVKKVAITGSNGKTTTKEMTKAILSMKFNTHATQGNFNNHIGVPMTLFQLKHSHEAAVVEMGTSGPDEIRPLSLATEPDVAVITNIGASHLERLKDLDGVFNEKITIKDGLKAGGTLIVNADDAHLCKVRSTKNMKVVTFGVRRGIVKPEKLSWNANACADFYIGRTHFELGVPGIHNLYNALAAIAVGTAFRVPKADIAKALKNFRATNMRMEIRKGNGFKIVSDCYNANPSSTRMALQTIGNMNVQGCRIAVLGDMLELGKASKDLHREIGRLVPEMNFDLLLAVGEEAKEFIKGAKERGMAHAFHFDTVQDAIEFLGDVVSEGDVLLVKGSRGMHMEQVVDALANLTPASKVR; via the coding sequence ATGCTAAAACTTGATTTGACAGTTAAGGAAATGCTGGATATCCTGGAGACGGCCCCGGTGGGCGTCCCGGCCCGCATTCTCAAACGCAAGGTGAATCTGTGCTTGGATTCACGTGAAAAGGCCAAGGGCGTGGTGTTCTGGCCTATAAAGGGCGCACGTTTTGATGCCCACAAGTTTGTTCCCCAAATGGAAAAGGAAGGTGCACTGATGAGCGTAGTGAACCAGGAATCTGTTGACCAGAATACCTTCAAGATGTATGCCCCGGTGGACGATACCACCAAGGCACTCCTGAAGCTTGCCAAGGGCTACCAGCGCCTCTTTAAGGTGAAGAAAGTCGCTATCACCGGCAGTAACGGCAAGACGACCACGAAGGAGATGACGAAGGCTATCCTTTCGATGAAGTTCAATACGCACGCTACGCAGGGAAATTTCAACAACCACATCGGTGTCCCGATGACGCTTTTCCAGCTGAAGCACAGTCACGAAGCCGCCGTCGTGGAGATGGGTACGAGTGGACCGGACGAAATCCGCCCGCTGTCGCTTGCAACTGAACCCGATGTTGCCGTGATTACCAACATTGGCGCAAGCCACCTGGAACGCCTCAAGGATCTGGACGGCGTGTTTAACGAGAAAATTACCATTAAGGACGGTCTCAAGGCCGGCGGAACGCTTATCGTGAATGCAGATGATGCTCACCTCTGCAAGGTCCGTTCGACAAAGAACATGAAGGTGGTGACTTTCGGTGTGCGTCGCGGAATCGTGAAGCCCGAAAAACTTTCCTGGAATGCGAATGCCTGCGCCGACTTCTACATTGGCCGTACGCATTTTGAACTGGGTGTTCCTGGAATCCACAACCTGTACAATGCGCTTGCGGCAATTGCCGTGGGTACGGCGTTCCGTGTCCCGAAGGCCGATATCGCGAAGGCCCTCAAGAACTTCCGTGCAACCAACATGCGCATGGAAATTCGCAAGGGTAACGGCTTCAAGATTGTTTCGGACTGCTACAATGCGAACCCGTCTTCTACCCGCATGGCTCTCCAGACCATCGGGAACATGAACGTGCAGGGCTGCCGCATCGCCGTCTTGGGCGATATGCTCGAACTGGGCAAGGCAAGCAAGGACTTGCACAGGGAAATAGGTAGGCTCGTTCCGGAAATGAATTTTGACCTCTTGCTCGCTGTTGGCGAAGAGGCTAAGGAATTTATCAAGGGTGCGAAGGAACGCGGCATGGCGCATGCCTTCCATTTCGATACCGTTCAGGATGCAATCGAGTTCCTGGGCGATGTCGTTTCTGAAGGCGACGTGCTCCTGGTGAAGGGCAGCCGCGGAATGCACATGGAGCAGGTGGTGGACGCCCTCGCGAACCTCACTCCCGCATCGAAGGTGAGATAG